A genomic stretch from Streptomyces venezuelae ATCC 10712 includes:
- a CDS encoding ammonium transporter, with amino-acid sequence MAPAITTLAADAPELSAANTGFMLICSALVMLMTPALAFFYGGMVRVKSTLNMLMMSFISLGIVTILWVLFGFSLAFGTDSGSIIGWSSDYVGLSGIGVTELWDGYTIPVYVFAVFQLMFAILTPALISGALADRVKFTAWALFITLWVTVVYFPVAHWVWGAGGWLFEMGVIDFAGGTAVHINAGAAALGVILVIGKRVGFKKDPMRPHSLPLVMLGAGLLWFGWFGFNAGSWLGNDDGVGAVMFVNTQVATAAAMLAWLAYEKIRHGSFTTLGAASGAVAGLVAITPSGGAVSPLGAIAIGAIAGLLCAMAVGLKYKFGYDDSLDVIGVHLVGGVLGSLLVGLFATGGVQSDAKGLFYGGGLEQLGKQAVGVVAVLAYSLIASAILALLIDKTMGMRVSEDDEVSGIDQVEHAETAYDFSGAGGGASSRSTAAPAPAVTENKKVDA; translated from the coding sequence ATGGCACCAGCCATCACGACCCTGGCAGCAGACGCCCCCGAGCTGTCCGCCGCCAACACCGGGTTCATGCTCATCTGCTCCGCCCTGGTCATGCTGATGACCCCGGCACTCGCCTTCTTCTACGGAGGCATGGTCCGCGTCAAGTCCACCCTCAACATGCTGATGATGAGCTTCATCAGCCTCGGGATCGTCACGATCCTCTGGGTGCTCTTCGGCTTCAGCCTCGCCTTCGGCACCGACTCGGGCTCGATCATCGGCTGGTCCTCCGACTACGTCGGCCTCAGCGGGATCGGCGTCACCGAGCTCTGGGACGGCTACACCATCCCGGTGTACGTCTTCGCCGTCTTCCAGCTGATGTTCGCCATCCTCACCCCGGCCCTGATCAGCGGCGCCCTCGCCGACCGCGTCAAGTTCACCGCCTGGGCCCTCTTCATCACCCTCTGGGTCACCGTCGTCTACTTCCCCGTCGCCCACTGGGTCTGGGGCGCCGGCGGCTGGCTCTTCGAGATGGGCGTCATCGACTTCGCCGGCGGCACGGCCGTCCACATCAACGCCGGTGCCGCGGCCCTCGGCGTCATCCTCGTCATCGGCAAGCGCGTCGGCTTCAAGAAGGACCCGATGCGCCCCCACAGCCTGCCGCTCGTGATGCTCGGCGCCGGCCTCCTCTGGTTCGGCTGGTTCGGCTTCAACGCCGGCTCCTGGCTCGGCAACGACGACGGCGTCGGCGCCGTGATGTTCGTCAACACCCAGGTCGCCACCGCCGCCGCCATGCTCGCCTGGCTCGCCTACGAGAAGATCCGCCACGGCTCCTTCACCACCCTCGGCGCCGCCTCCGGCGCGGTCGCCGGCCTCGTCGCCATCACCCCGTCCGGCGGCGCCGTCAGCCCGCTCGGCGCGATCGCCATCGGCGCCATCGCCGGTCTCCTCTGCGCCATGGCCGTCGGCCTCAAGTACAAGTTCGGCTACGACGACTCCCTCGACGTCATCGGCGTCCACCTCGTCGGCGGTGTCCTCGGCTCCCTCCTCGTCGGCCTCTTCGCCACCGGCGGCGTCCAGTCCGACGCCAAGGGCCTCTTCTACGGCGGCGGCCTGGAGCAGCTCGGCAAGCAGGCCGTCGGCGTCGTCGCCGTCCTCGCCTACTCTCTGATCGCCTCCGCGATCCTCGCGCTCCTCATCGACAAGACGATGGGCATGCGGGTCAGCGAGGACGACGAGGTCTCCGGCATCGACCAGGTCGAGCACGCCGAGACCGCGTACGACTTCAGCGGAGCCGGCGGCGGCGCGTCCTCGCGCTCCACCGCCGCCCCCGCCCCGGCCGTCACGGAGAACAAGAAGGTGGACGCATGA
- a CDS encoding sugar porter family MFS transporter: MSNTAQAPTPPPSGGRTAHPDHLGHVIFITASAAMGGFLFGYDSSVINGAVEAIRDRYDIGSGTLAQVIAIALIGCAIGAATAGRIADRIGRIRCMQISAVLFAVSAVGSALPFALWDLALWRIIGGFAIGMASVIGPAYIAEVAPAAYRGRLGSFQQAAIVIGIAISQLVNYGILQLADGDQRGEIGGLEAWQWMLGVMVVPAVLYGMLSFAIPESPRFLISVGRIDRAKEVLAEVEGQGVDLDHRVAEIDRAMRSEHKSTFKDLLVAGGRFKLLPIVWVGIGLSVFQQLVGINVAFYYSATLWQSVGIDPSSSFFYSFTTSIINIIGTVIAMVLVDRVGRKPLALVGSVGMAIALAFEAWAFSADLVDGKLPTTQGVVALVAAHVFVLFFALSWGVVVWVFLGEMFPNRIRAAALGVAASAQWIANWAITASFPSLADWNLSGTYVIYTVFAVLSIPFVLRYVKETKGKALEEMG; encoded by the coding sequence GTGTCCAATACCGCGCAGGCGCCCACGCCGCCGCCTTCCGGCGGCCGCACCGCACATCCGGACCACCTCGGCCACGTCATCTTCATCACGGCCTCCGCGGCGATGGGCGGATTCCTCTTCGGGTACGACAGCTCCGTCATCAACGGTGCCGTCGAGGCGATCCGCGACCGCTACGACATCGGCTCCGGCACCCTTGCCCAGGTCATCGCCATCGCGCTGATCGGCTGCGCCATCGGCGCCGCCACCGCCGGCCGCATCGCCGACCGCATCGGCCGCATCCGCTGCATGCAGATCTCCGCCGTGCTCTTCGCGGTCAGCGCCGTGGGCTCCGCACTGCCCTTCGCCCTCTGGGACCTGGCCCTCTGGCGGATCATCGGCGGCTTCGCCATCGGCATGGCGTCCGTCATCGGCCCCGCCTACATCGCCGAGGTCGCCCCCGCCGCCTACCGGGGCCGCCTCGGCTCCTTCCAGCAGGCCGCGATCGTCATCGGCATCGCCATCTCCCAGCTGGTCAACTACGGCATCCTGCAGCTCGCCGACGGCGACCAGCGCGGCGAGATCGGCGGCCTGGAGGCCTGGCAGTGGATGCTCGGCGTGATGGTCGTGCCCGCCGTCCTCTACGGCATGCTCTCCTTCGCCATCCCCGAGTCCCCGCGCTTCCTCATCTCGGTCGGCAGGATCGACCGGGCCAAGGAGGTGCTCGCCGAGGTCGAGGGCCAGGGCGTCGACCTCGACCACCGCGTCGCCGAGATCGACCGGGCCATGCGCAGCGAGCACAAGTCCACCTTCAAGGACCTGCTCGTCGCCGGCGGCCGCTTCAAGCTGCTGCCCATCGTCTGGGTCGGCATCGGACTCTCGGTCTTCCAGCAGCTCGTCGGCATCAACGTCGCGTTCTACTACTCCGCGACGCTCTGGCAGTCCGTCGGCATCGACCCGTCGAGCTCGTTCTTCTACTCGTTCACCACGTCGATCATCAACATCATCGGCACCGTCATCGCGATGGTCCTGGTCGACCGGGTCGGCCGCAAGCCGCTCGCCCTCGTCGGCTCCGTCGGCATGGCGATCGCCCTCGCCTTCGAGGCCTGGGCCTTCTCCGCCGACCTCGTCGACGGCAAGCTGCCCACCACCCAGGGCGTCGTGGCGCTCGTCGCCGCCCATGTCTTCGTGCTCTTCTTCGCCCTCTCGTGGGGCGTGGTGGTCTGGGTCTTCCTCGGCGAGATGTTCCCCAACCGGATCCGCGCCGCCGCCCTCGGCGTCGCCGCCTCCGCGCAGTGGATCGCCAACTGGGCCATCACCGCGAGCTTCCCGTCCCTCGCGGACTGGAACCTCTCCGGCACGTACGTCATCTACACGGTCTTCGCCGTGCTCTCGATCCCCTTCGTGCTCCGGTACGTCAAGGAGACCAAGGGCAAGGCGTTGGAGGAGATGGGCTAA
- a CDS encoding LLM class flavin-dependent oxidoreductase, with amino-acid sequence MPFSVVRFNLVDPRATPESLSARYRAAVEMAAYADGHGVDTVQTEEHHGVGNNWLPSPFAFAGAVFGATERIAVTVSAIIGPLHDPLRLAEDIAVLDLLSGGRLVTVAGIGYRPEEYEERGVDWGRRGKLQDLLLETLLTAWTGEPFTYRGRTVRVTPRPFTQPHPMLLVGGSSRAAARRAARLGLPFFPSAHLPELEAYYQERCAEYGTEGWTMMPAEVTPLLHLSEDPDRTWAEHGEHFLHEARTYASWQSKDIRSAVRSAATTVAELRAEGVYRVVTPEECLALGLESLVLHPLCGGMPLEEGWRSLRLFCDEVLPGLAD; translated from the coding sequence ATGCCGTTCAGCGTCGTACGGTTCAACCTCGTCGATCCCCGCGCGACCCCCGAATCCCTCTCCGCCCGCTACCGGGCCGCCGTCGAGATGGCCGCGTACGCCGACGGTCACGGGGTCGACACCGTGCAGACCGAGGAGCACCACGGGGTCGGGAACAACTGGCTGCCCTCCCCCTTCGCGTTCGCGGGAGCGGTCTTCGGCGCGACCGAGCGCATCGCCGTCACCGTCTCCGCGATCATCGGGCCGCTGCACGACCCGCTGCGGCTCGCCGAGGACATCGCCGTCCTCGACCTGCTGAGCGGCGGACGGCTGGTTACGGTGGCGGGGATCGGCTACCGGCCGGAGGAGTACGAGGAGCGCGGGGTCGACTGGGGGCGGCGCGGGAAGCTCCAGGACCTGCTCCTGGAGACCCTGCTCACGGCCTGGACCGGGGAGCCGTTCACGTACCGGGGCCGTACGGTACGGGTCACCCCGCGGCCCTTCACCCAGCCGCACCCGATGCTCCTGGTCGGCGGTTCCTCGCGGGCGGCGGCGCGGCGGGCGGCCCGGCTCGGGCTGCCGTTCTTCCCGAGCGCCCACCTGCCCGAGCTGGAGGCGTACTACCAGGAGCGCTGCGCGGAGTACGGCACCGAGGGCTGGACGATGATGCCGGCCGAGGTGACCCCGCTGCTGCATCTGTCGGAGGACCCGGACCGGACCTGGGCCGAGCACGGGGAGCACTTCCTGCACGAGGCGCGGACCTACGCGTCCTGGCAGTCGAAGGACATCCGCTCGGCGGTCCGGTCGGCGGCGACGACGGTCGCGGAGCTCCGCGCGGAGGGCGTGTACCGGGTCGTCACCCCGGAGGAGTGCCTGGCGCTCGGCCTGGAGAGCCTCGTGCTGCATCCGCTGTGCGGCGGGATGCCGCTTGAGGAGGGCTGGCGGAGCCTGCGGCTGTTCTGCGACGAGGTGCTGCCCGGACTCGCGGACTGA
- a CDS encoding [protein-PII] uridylyltransferase, whose product MTSLEVSEETEDSGPGGYAAARLLLLHEKERPGPSRRAALARLTDDWLAALFAAAAPPRGTALVAVGGYGRAELSPRSDLDLLLLHDGSADKAAIAALADRIWYPVWDLGLALDHSVRTPAEARATASDDLKAHLGLLDARPLAGDHGLVAALRTTVLADWRNQAPRRLPELDALCRDRAERSGELQYLLEPDLKEARGGLRDAQALRAVAASWLADAPREGLDAARRRLLDARDALHLTTGRATDRLALQEQDAVAAHLGLLDADTLLREVYEAARTISYATDVTWREVNRVLKARSARPRLRALLGGRGATGRTGAKPPAERTPLAEGVVEMDGEAVLARTARPERDPVLPLRAAAAAAQSALPISLHAVRHLATTARPLPVPWPAEAREELVTLLGAGEATVPVWEALEAEGIITQLLPDWERVRCRPQRNPVHTWTVDRHLVETAVRAAALTRRVGRPDLLLVAALLHDIGKGWPGDHSVAGETIARDLATRIGFDRSDVATIATAVRHHLLLVETATRRDLDDPATVRAVADAVGTVGTLELLHALTEADALATGPAAWSSWRASLVADLVKRVAGVLAGETPPDPEAAAPSAEQERLAIEALRTGEPVLALHTEPVAAEPEEPEPVGVELVIALPERPGVLPAVAGVLALHRLTVRAAELRAVDLPAGLGTGSGAVLVLDWRVAAEYGALPEAARLRADLVRALDGSLDIPARLAEREAAYPRRRGLTAPPPRVTVAAAGSRLATVIEVRAQDAPGLLHRIGRALEGAVVRVRSAHVSTLGANAVDTLYVTRPDGSLLPDEEAIDLARTLEEALR is encoded by the coding sequence GTGACGAGCCTCGAAGTCAGCGAAGAGACCGAAGATTCGGGACCCGGCGGTTACGCGGCGGCCCGGCTGCTCCTCCTCCACGAGAAGGAGCGGCCCGGGCCGTCGCGCCGTGCCGCCCTCGCCCGGCTCACCGACGACTGGCTGGCCGCCCTCTTCGCCGCCGCCGCCCCGCCCCGCGGGACCGCCCTCGTCGCCGTCGGCGGCTACGGCCGCGCCGAACTCTCCCCCCGCAGCGACCTCGACCTCCTCCTGCTCCACGACGGCAGCGCCGACAAGGCCGCGATCGCCGCCCTCGCCGACCGCATCTGGTACCCCGTCTGGGACCTCGGACTCGCCCTCGACCACTCCGTCCGCACCCCCGCCGAGGCCCGCGCCACCGCCTCCGACGACCTCAAGGCCCACCTCGGCCTGCTCGACGCCCGGCCCCTCGCCGGGGACCACGGACTCGTCGCCGCCCTGCGCACCACCGTCCTCGCCGACTGGCGCAACCAGGCCCCCCGGCGCCTCCCCGAGCTCGACGCGCTCTGCCGGGACCGCGCCGAGCGCTCCGGCGAGCTGCAGTACCTCCTCGAACCCGACCTCAAGGAGGCCAGGGGCGGACTCCGCGACGCCCAGGCCCTGCGCGCCGTCGCCGCCTCCTGGCTCGCCGACGCCCCCCGCGAAGGCCTCGACGCCGCCCGCCGCCGCCTCCTCGACGCCCGCGACGCCCTCCACCTCACCACCGGCCGCGCCACCGACCGGCTCGCCCTCCAGGAACAGGACGCCGTCGCCGCCCACCTCGGCCTCCTCGACGCCGACACCCTGCTCCGCGAGGTGTACGAGGCCGCCCGGACCATCTCGTACGCCACCGACGTCACCTGGCGCGAGGTCAACCGCGTCCTCAAGGCCCGCTCCGCCCGGCCCCGCCTCCGCGCCCTCCTCGGCGGCCGCGGCGCCACGGGCCGGACCGGCGCGAAACCGCCCGCCGAACGCACCCCGCTCGCCGAAGGCGTCGTCGAGATGGACGGCGAGGCCGTCCTCGCCCGCACCGCCCGCCCCGAACGCGACCCCGTCCTGCCCCTGCGCGCCGCCGCCGCGGCCGCCCAGTCCGCCCTCCCGATCTCCCTCCACGCCGTCCGCCACCTCGCCACCACCGCCCGGCCGCTCCCCGTGCCCTGGCCCGCCGAGGCCCGCGAGGAACTCGTCACCCTGCTCGGCGCCGGCGAGGCCACCGTCCCCGTCTGGGAGGCCCTGGAGGCCGAGGGGATCATCACCCAGCTGCTCCCCGACTGGGAACGCGTCCGCTGCCGCCCCCAGCGCAACCCCGTCCACACCTGGACAGTCGACCGCCACCTCGTCGAGACCGCCGTCCGCGCCGCCGCCCTCACCCGCCGCGTCGGCCGCCCCGACCTCCTCCTCGTCGCCGCCCTCCTCCACGACATCGGCAAGGGCTGGCCCGGCGACCACTCCGTCGCCGGCGAGACCATCGCCCGCGACCTCGCCACCCGGATCGGCTTCGACCGCAGCGACGTCGCCACCATCGCCACCGCCGTCCGCCACCACCTGCTCCTCGTCGAGACCGCCACCCGGCGCGACCTCGACGACCCCGCCACCGTCCGCGCGGTGGCCGACGCCGTCGGCACCGTCGGCACCCTGGAGCTGCTGCACGCCCTCACCGAGGCCGACGCCCTCGCCACCGGGCCCGCCGCCTGGTCGTCCTGGCGCGCCTCCCTCGTCGCCGACCTCGTCAAACGGGTCGCGGGCGTCCTCGCGGGAGAGACCCCGCCCGACCCCGAGGCCGCCGCCCCCAGCGCCGAACAGGAACGGCTCGCCATCGAGGCCCTGCGCACCGGCGAACCCGTCCTCGCCCTGCACACCGAACCGGTCGCCGCGGAGCCCGAGGAGCCCGAGCCCGTCGGCGTCGAACTCGTCATCGCGCTGCCCGAGCGGCCCGGCGTCCTCCCCGCCGTCGCCGGGGTCCTCGCCCTGCACCGGCTCACCGTCCGCGCCGCCGAGCTCCGCGCCGTCGACCTCCCGGCCGGTCTCGGGACCGGCTCGGGAGCCGTCCTCGTCCTCGACTGGCGGGTCGCCGCCGAGTACGGCGCCCTCCCCGAGGCCGCCCGGCTCCGCGCCGACCTCGTGCGGGCCCTCGACGGCTCCCTCGACATCCCCGCCCGCCTCGCCGAACGCGAGGCCGCCTACCCCCGGCGGCGCGGCCTCACCGCCCCGCCGCCCCGGGTCACCGTGGCCGCCGCCGGCTCCCGGCTCGCCACCGTCATCGAGGTCCGCGCCCAGGACGCCCCCGGCCTCCTCCACCGCATCGGCCGGGCCCTGGAGGGAGCGGTGGTACGGGTCCGCAGCGCCCACGTCTCCACCCTGGGCGCGAACGCCGTCGACACCCTCTACGTGACCCGCCCCGACGGCTCCCTGCTCCCCGACGAGGAGGCGATCGACCTGGCGAGGACCCTGGAGGAGGCGCTGCGGTGA
- a CDS encoding cytosine permease, with translation MPHDASEAAGATHDGALETRGLEPVPDAERTGRVRELFPTWVAANISVLLLTMGAGLIVFNGLNFWQVLAVAIAAPVLSYGIVGVISIAGKRGGAPGMALSRAVFGQRGNLFPGALIWVARWGWETINAVTGAYAVLTVLDLLFGVKSNTLLIVVTLLLFVTCTFLVSGLGINALRVCSKWSTYLFGAFSVLVLVYLVANTDWSAVFDKPAGSTAMMIAGIGTIAAGGISWVPSGPDFTRYLPRTASSKAMVGSTVGGAGIVVLPMVLMGAVMAVSTPDLASAQDPVSFIGELLPMWISVPYLVIALLGMLLINSMSMYSAGFTAQTLGIKVSRAAAVSVNAVISLVFGFLLMVVATSFIGSFISFLTLLAVAFSAWIGVFGVDMLRRRSYDAAALIDTTRTSAYWYRGGFAWQAMTAWAVALLVGLLFTKVDWFSGPLASSWIGENGLGWAATIVVAGVLYAVLPRTPEKASAAPAEVGETVSI, from the coding sequence ATGCCCCACGACGCCTCCGAAGCCGCAGGCGCGACGCACGACGGCGCCCTGGAGACCCGCGGTCTCGAGCCCGTCCCCGACGCCGAGCGGACCGGCCGGGTCCGCGAGCTCTTCCCGACCTGGGTCGCCGCGAACATCAGTGTGCTGCTGCTCACGATGGGCGCCGGTCTGATCGTCTTCAACGGCCTGAACTTCTGGCAGGTCCTGGCCGTGGCGATCGCCGCCCCCGTCCTCTCGTACGGGATCGTCGGTGTGATCTCGATCGCGGGCAAGCGCGGCGGAGCGCCCGGCATGGCGCTGTCGCGGGCCGTGTTCGGTCAGCGCGGAAACCTTTTTCCCGGTGCGCTGATCTGGGTCGCCCGCTGGGGCTGGGAGACCATCAACGCGGTGACCGGCGCGTACGCGGTGCTGACCGTGCTCGACCTGCTCTTCGGGGTGAAGTCGAACACGCTCCTCATCGTGGTGACGCTGCTGCTCTTCGTCACCTGCACCTTCCTGGTCTCGGGGCTCGGGATCAACGCGCTGCGGGTGTGCAGCAAGTGGTCCACGTACCTCTTCGGCGCCTTCTCGGTGCTCGTGCTGGTCTACCTGGTGGCGAACACGGACTGGTCGGCGGTCTTCGACAAGCCGGCCGGTTCGACGGCGATGATGATCGCGGGCATCGGCACCATCGCGGCCGGCGGCATCAGCTGGGTCCCCTCGGGCCCCGACTTCACCCGCTACCTGCCGCGGACGGCCTCCTCGAAGGCGATGGTGGGCTCGACGGTGGGCGGCGCCGGGATCGTCGTCCTGCCGATGGTCCTGATGGGCGCGGTGATGGCGGTGTCGACGCCGGACCTGGCCTCGGCGCAGGACCCGGTCTCCTTCATCGGTGAGCTGCTGCCGATGTGGATCTCCGTGCCGTACCTGGTGATCGCCCTGCTCGGGATGCTGCTGATCAACTCGATGTCGATGTACTCGGCCGGCTTCACCGCGCAGACCCTGGGCATCAAGGTCTCGCGCGCGGCGGCGGTCAGCGTCAACGCGGTGATCAGTCTGGTCTTCGGCTTCCTGCTGATGGTGGTGGCGACCAGCTTCATCGGCTCGTTCATCTCCTTCCTGACCCTGCTGGCGGTGGCGTTCTCCGCGTGGATCGGCGTCTTCGGCGTGGACATGCTGCGGCGCCGGTCGTACGACGCGGCGGCGCTGATAGACACCACCCGGACCAGCGCCTACTGGTACCGGGGCGGTTTCGCCTGGCAGGCGATGACGGCCTGGGCGGTGGCCCTGCTGGTCGGTCTGCTGTTCACCAAGGTCGACTGGTTCTCCGGCCCGCTCGCCTCGTCCTGGATCGGCGAGAACGGCCTGGGCTGGGCGGCGACGATCGTGGTGGCGGGCGTGCTGTACGCCGTGCTGCCGCGGACGCCGGAGAAGGCTTCCGCGGCGCCCGCCGAGGTGGGCGAGACCGTTTCCATCTGA
- the ftsY gene encoding signal recognition particle-docking protein FtsY — MELILAVVIALVVVVAVTSGLVVSGRKKKQLPPAEPPSTPPTITAPPAEPHVGEEAETPREEPRRTVEEVELPADEALDTPPAVEDPVVAEPAAPEIEVPEPTAGRLVRLRARLARSQNSLGKGLLTLLSREHLDEDTWEEIEETLLTADVGVAPTQELVERLRERVRVLGTRTPEELRGLLREELVALLGPELDRTVHTESPSDVPGVVMVVGVNGTGKTTTTGKLARVLVADGKSVVLGAADTFRAAAADQLQTWGERVGARTVRGPEGGDPASIAYDAVKEGIAEKADVVLIDTAGRLHTKTGLMDELGKVKRVVEKHGPLDEILLVLDATTGQNGLIQARVFAEVVDITGIVLTKLDGTAKGGIVVAVQRELGVPVKLVGLGEGPDDLAPFEPGAFVDALIGD, encoded by the coding sequence ATGGAACTCATCCTTGCTGTAGTCATCGCTCTGGTCGTCGTGGTCGCCGTGACGAGCGGGCTCGTGGTCAGCGGTCGCAAGAAGAAGCAGCTGCCGCCGGCCGAGCCGCCGTCCACCCCGCCCACCATCACCGCTCCGCCCGCCGAACCGCACGTCGGCGAGGAGGCGGAGACGCCGCGGGAGGAACCACGCCGCACGGTCGAGGAGGTCGAACTCCCCGCCGACGAGGCCCTGGACACGCCCCCGGCCGTCGAGGACCCCGTCGTCGCGGAGCCCGCCGCCCCCGAGATCGAGGTCCCGGAGCCCACCGCCGGCCGGCTCGTCCGGCTCCGCGCCCGGCTCGCCCGCTCGCAGAACTCGCTCGGCAAGGGGCTGCTCACGCTCCTGTCCCGCGAGCACCTCGACGAGGACACCTGGGAGGAGATCGAGGAGACCCTTCTCACGGCCGACGTCGGCGTCGCCCCCACCCAGGAACTCGTCGAGCGGCTGCGCGAGCGGGTCCGGGTGCTCGGCACCCGCACCCCCGAGGAGCTGCGCGGCCTGCTCCGCGAGGAGCTCGTCGCCCTGCTCGGCCCCGAGCTCGACCGCACGGTCCACACCGAGAGCCCCTCGGACGTGCCGGGCGTCGTCATGGTCGTCGGCGTGAACGGCACCGGCAAGACCACCACCACCGGCAAGCTCGCCCGGGTGCTCGTCGCCGACGGCAAGTCCGTCGTCCTCGGCGCCGCCGACACCTTCCGTGCCGCCGCCGCCGACCAGCTCCAGACCTGGGGCGAGCGCGTCGGCGCCCGCACCGTGCGCGGCCCGGAGGGCGGCGACCCGGCGTCGATCGCCTACGACGCGGTCAAGGAGGGCATCGCCGAGAAGGCCGATGTCGTCCTGATCGACACCGCAGGACGCCTCCACACCAAGACCGGTCTCATGGACGAGCTCGGCAAGGTCAAGCGCGTCGTCGAGAAGCACGGCCCGCTGGACGAGATCCTGCTCGTCCTCGACGCCACCACCGGCCAGAACGGGCTCATCCAGGCCCGCGTCTTCGCCGAGGTCGTCGACATCACCGGCATCGTGCTCACCAAGCTCGACGGCACCGCCAAGGGCGGCATCGTCGTCGCCGTCCAGCGCGAGCTGGGCGTGCCGGTCAAGCTGGTCGGCCTGGGCGAGGGCCCGGACGACCTGGCGCCGTTCGAGCCGGGTGCCTTCGTCGACGCCCTGATCGGCGACTGA
- a CDS encoding P-II family nitrogen regulator, with translation MKLITAVVKPHRLDEIKEALQAFGVHGLTVTEASGYGRQRGHTEVYRGAEYTVDLVPKIRIEVLVEDEDAEQLIDVVVKAARTGKIGDGKVWSVPVETAVRVRTGERGPDAL, from the coding sequence ATGAAGCTCATCACCGCGGTCGTGAAGCCGCACCGGCTCGACGAGATCAAGGAGGCCCTCCAGGCGTTCGGCGTCCACGGCCTCACGGTCACCGAGGCCAGCGGCTACGGACGCCAGCGCGGCCACACCGAGGTCTACCGGGGCGCCGAGTACACCGTCGACCTGGTCCCCAAGATCCGCATCGAGGTCCTCGTCGAGGACGAGGACGCCGAACAGCTCATCGACGTCGTCGTGAAGGCCGCCCGAACCGGCAAGATCGGAGACGGCAAGGTGTGGAGCGTGCCGGTCGAGACCGCCGTACGCGTCCGCACCGGCGAACGCGGCCCGGACGCCCTGTAA
- a CDS encoding bifunctional DNA primase/polymerase: MGFTIGGIREMRSGGARRRVRTTECTAVAEYTGLWGWDVVPGARAVSGQCSCGDPACTAPGAHPLSFAEPVPAGAGLDDATKAWAEYPGAALLLPVGTAFDVIEVAEAAGRRALVRLERMGLPLGPVCATPTGRARFFVAPGAAAELPQLLYRMGWDDADLDLHCLGPGTYITAPPSDLGGLGPVRWLRPPTLDTAGAPPQARLLLGTLAYICHRTHF, encoded by the coding sequence ATGGGTTTCACGATCGGCGGCATTCGTGAGATGCGGTCCGGCGGCGCACGCCGCCGCGTACGCACCACGGAGTGCACAGCGGTGGCCGAGTACACAGGACTGTGGGGCTGGGACGTGGTTCCCGGCGCGCGCGCCGTCTCCGGGCAGTGCTCCTGCGGCGACCCGGCGTGTACGGCCCCGGGCGCGCACCCCCTCTCCTTCGCGGAACCGGTCCCGGCGGGCGCCGGCCTCGACGACGCGACCAAGGCCTGGGCGGAGTACCCCGGCGCGGCCCTGCTGCTGCCGGTCGGCACGGCCTTCGACGTGATCGAGGTCGCCGAGGCGGCCGGCCGCCGGGCGCTGGTCCGGCTCGAACGGATGGGGCTGCCGCTGGGCCCGGTGTGCGCCACCCCCACCGGCCGGGCCCGCTTCTTCGTCGCCCCCGGCGCGGCCGCCGAGCTGCCGCAGCTGCTGTACCGGATGGGCTGGGACGACGCCGACCTGGACCTGCACTGTCTGGGCCCCGGGACGTACATCACCGCTCCCCCGTCCGACCTCGGCGGGCTCGGCCCGGTCCGCTGGCTGCGGCCCCCCACCCTCGACACGGCGGGCGCGCCGCCGCAGGCCCGGCTGCTGCTCGGCACCCTGGCGTACATCTGCCACCGCACGCACTTCTGA